A genomic stretch from Nocardia wallacei includes:
- a CDS encoding TIGR02680 family protein yields the protein MESIHGGVRFVPTRAGIVNLWDYRDQEFCFADGRLVLRGPNGSGKTKALEVLFPFVFDGRIEPRRLNPFAGEERTMKSNLLYRKQESAYSYVWMEFARGRWDDPEVVTVGIGMRATRSSDKVTRWYFVADGRVGVDFSLIGPDDRPLTRKQLAEQIGTDAITDRPVDYRAAIDARMFGLGLQRYDQLINLILTLRRPQLAKNLDPRGLSQALTDGLRPLDDQLILDAARSFSDMEEVGRTLEGLVQADTATRAFVDVYRKYLGVQAKSDVEQVRGRLETVTHTSTALFAATALRERREAERAAAETRAEEADRAYEQALADRETLQRSSAYEGKQQLDDLADAVRRLETSAAVHRDKATKAQQAVDQRAAEAERGRAAVEAAAAALSRGEDELRAAAEEAGIAWAALPEQARAEQLTTTVRSHAEERDADVRAVRQALSLVDTAAADRGRTERAAQRAGEQRDAAAAALAEAEASVTLARSNTAAALREWWEEHREVLTPVRSGLFEALDAALAEAGADTATTLPEVLAERTEPLTEDLRARRQQARAAATQAAERAAALRAEHRQVAAEQDDAPPLSAARTDTRDGRAGAPLWRLVRFADDVGPERAAAVEAALQGANLLDAWVSAAADLPPHESDQFLVPLPPAARPAGPTLADVLVVEEDSAVPRQLVADVLASIAFGDIESDPATRAAVGADGRFRQGVQVGRHTKPHAEFIGATARARRRDLRLAELTTAVESAEQDEAAARAEEQAATAELARISAAAKALPRTHGVTAALRAVSEAAGMLRSRSETAAQAERDLDQAVAEFGAADKKVRAVAAAHRAPRDPAELDALAAAIRHFENTGTALLRLRGDHQREHERAREADDRLAESRDLAEAFAEEAEAARAGYEEQLRKLETLREALGAGAADIDRDLEQARARIDAARAEQKAARKAAADAIEGVGTAEGAYRAAHDSLGTALTELLADVKKLAPYARPDLLSLLGAPENSRWPSSDAAWSTPEQLLYRIETTGPGGNELRVLPDDVHELFENLSAATSGVRAGEAARKSTRSAVTSALQEFDAALAAARQDYRLQWDAADGLTVVQVHDDQGAAALADFADRIAAARSDQELLLTDAERRILEDALLTGLAQQIHERTCDARDLITRMGSEMKQRRMSSGNTIGVHWVLADNLSESARAVCKLLDRDASDLAPEDLATIRAHFAAEIRAARAAHPERSYPEILATTLDYRTWRVFSFTLVTADGTEDRLTVARHSALSGGEQSVSLHLPLFAAAHVMLDSADPQAPRLLALDEAFAGVDDNGRSELLGLSVDFDLDLFMTGYDLWITYDHVPACAHYDLAHSAAENTVSATLLVWDSKDLLAEHDGSDLTAALGSPNRRRTPHTVEGGITFDEALAPSS from the coding sequence ATGGAGTCCATTCATGGTGGCGTGCGGTTCGTTCCCACCCGGGCGGGAATCGTCAATCTCTGGGACTACCGCGACCAGGAGTTCTGCTTCGCCGACGGGCGGCTGGTGCTGCGCGGGCCGAACGGGTCCGGCAAGACCAAGGCCCTGGAGGTGCTGTTCCCCTTCGTGTTCGATGGGCGGATCGAGCCGCGCCGGCTCAACCCGTTCGCCGGTGAGGAGCGGACGATGAAGTCGAACCTGCTGTACCGCAAGCAGGAGTCGGCGTACTCGTATGTCTGGATGGAGTTCGCGCGCGGGCGCTGGGACGACCCGGAGGTCGTGACCGTCGGCATCGGCATGCGCGCGACCCGTTCCTCGGACAAGGTCACCCGCTGGTACTTCGTCGCCGACGGCCGGGTGGGCGTGGACTTCTCGCTCATCGGCCCCGACGACCGGCCGCTGACCCGCAAGCAACTCGCCGAGCAGATCGGCACCGACGCCATCACGGATCGGCCGGTCGACTATCGCGCGGCCATCGACGCCCGCATGTTCGGGCTCGGGCTGCAGCGCTACGACCAGCTGATCAATCTGATCCTCACGCTGCGCCGCCCGCAGCTGGCCAAGAACCTCGATCCGCGCGGGCTGTCGCAGGCGCTCACCGACGGCCTGCGCCCGCTCGACGATCAGCTCATCCTGGACGCGGCCCGCTCGTTCAGCGATATGGAGGAGGTCGGCCGCACCCTGGAGGGTCTGGTCCAGGCCGACACGGCGACGCGCGCATTCGTCGACGTCTACCGCAAATACCTGGGGGTGCAGGCGAAGTCGGATGTCGAGCAGGTGCGCGGACGGCTGGAGACGGTCACCCACACCAGCACCGCCCTGTTCGCCGCCACCGCGCTGCGCGAGCGCCGCGAGGCCGAGCGCGCGGCCGCGGAGACCCGCGCCGAGGAGGCCGACCGCGCCTACGAGCAGGCCCTGGCCGACCGCGAGACACTGCAGCGTTCCAGCGCCTACGAGGGCAAACAGCAACTCGACGACCTGGCCGACGCCGTGCGCCGCCTGGAGACCTCCGCCGCCGTGCACCGCGACAAGGCCACCAAGGCCCAGCAGGCCGTCGACCAGCGCGCCGCGGAGGCCGAACGCGGCCGGGCCGCCGTCGAGGCCGCGGCCGCGGCATTGTCGCGCGGCGAGGACGAACTGCGCGCCGCCGCCGAGGAGGCCGGGATCGCCTGGGCCGCACTGCCGGAGCAGGCCCGCGCCGAGCAGCTCACCACCACCGTCCGCAGCCACGCCGAGGAGCGCGACGCCGACGTGCGCGCCGTCCGGCAGGCCCTGTCGCTGGTCGACACGGCCGCCGCCGACCGGGGCCGCACCGAACGCGCCGCCCAGCGCGCCGGGGAACAGCGGGACGCGGCCGCCGCCGCGCTGGCCGAAGCCGAGGCGTCGGTGACGCTGGCCCGCTCGAATACCGCCGCGGCACTGCGGGAATGGTGGGAGGAGCATCGCGAGGTGCTGACGCCCGTCCGGTCCGGCCTGTTCGAGGCGTTGGACGCGGCGCTGGCCGAGGCGGGCGCCGATACCGCCACCACCCTCCCCGAGGTGCTGGCCGAGCGCACCGAACCGCTGACCGAGGACCTCCGTGCCCGCCGCCAGCAGGCACGTGCCGCCGCCACGCAGGCCGCCGAACGCGCGGCGGCACTGCGCGCCGAGCACCGGCAGGTAGCGGCCGAACAAGACGACGCCCCACCACTTTCCGCCGCCCGCACCGATACCCGCGACGGCCGCGCGGGCGCACCGCTGTGGCGGCTGGTGCGCTTCGCCGACGATGTCGGCCCCGAGCGGGCCGCCGCCGTCGAGGCCGCGCTGCAGGGCGCGAACCTGCTCGACGCCTGGGTGAGCGCGGCGGCCGACCTGCCGCCGCACGAATCGGACCAATTCCTGGTACCACTGCCTCCGGCCGCCCGTCCCGCGGGCCCGACGCTCGCGGACGTGCTTGTCGTGGAAGAGGATTCCGCCGTGCCCCGGCAGCTTGTCGCGGACGTGCTGGCCTCGATCGCCTTCGGCGACATCGAGTCCGATCCCGCCACGCGGGCGGCGGTCGGAGCAGACGGCCGCTTCCGCCAGGGCGTGCAGGTGGGCCGCCACACCAAGCCGCACGCCGAATTCATCGGCGCCACCGCCCGCGCCCGGCGGCGTGACCTGCGGCTGGCCGAACTCACCACCGCGGTCGAATCCGCCGAGCAGGACGAGGCCGCCGCCCGAGCCGAGGAGCAGGCCGCCACCGCGGAACTCGCGCGAATCTCCGCCGCCGCCAAGGCCCTTCCCCGCACCCACGGCGTCACCGCGGCGTTGCGGGCGGTCTCGGAGGCCGCGGGCATGCTGCGTTCCCGCTCGGAGACCGCGGCACAGGCCGAACGCGATCTCGATCAGGCAGTGGCCGAGTTCGGCGCCGCGGACAAGAAGGTGCGCGCGGTCGCCGCCGCCCACCGAGCGCCGCGCGACCCGGCCGAACTCGACGCCCTCGCCGCCGCCATCCGGCACTTCGAGAACACCGGCACCGCCCTGCTGCGGCTGCGCGGCGACCATCAGCGCGAGCACGAGCGCGCCCGCGAGGCCGACGACCGCCTCGCCGAATCCCGCGATCTGGCCGAGGCATTCGCCGAGGAGGCCGAGGCCGCCCGCGCCGGCTACGAGGAGCAGCTGCGCAAACTCGAGACGCTGCGGGAGGCGCTGGGCGCCGGAGCCGCCGATATCGACCGCGACCTCGAGCAGGCCCGCGCACGCATCGACGCCGCGCGCGCCGAGCAGAAGGCGGCGCGCAAGGCCGCGGCCGACGCCATCGAGGGTGTGGGCACGGCCGAGGGCGCCTACCGGGCCGCCCACGATTCGCTCGGCACCGCCCTCACCGAACTGCTCGCCGACGTGAAAAAGCTTGCGCCGTACGCCCGTCCGGACTTGCTCAGCCTGCTCGGCGCTCCCGAGAACAGCCGCTGGCCCAGCAGTGACGCCGCCTGGTCGACCCCCGAGCAGCTGCTGTACCGCATCGAGACGACCGGTCCCGGAGGTAACGAACTGCGAGTGCTCCCCGACGACGTGCACGAGCTGTTCGAGAATCTCTCCGCCGCGACGTCCGGGGTGCGGGCGGGCGAGGCGGCCCGCAAGTCCACCCGCAGCGCGGTGACCTCCGCCCTGCAGGAATTCGACGCGGCGCTGGCCGCCGCCCGCCAGGACTACCGCCTGCAGTGGGACGCCGCCGACGGCCTGACCGTGGTCCAGGTGCACGACGATCAGGGCGCGGCCGCGCTCGCCGACTTCGCCGACCGCATCGCCGCCGCGCGTTCGGACCAGGAACTCCTGCTCACCGACGCGGAGCGCCGCATCCTGGAGGACGCGCTGCTGACCGGACTGGCCCAGCAGATCCACGAACGCACTTGCGACGCACGCGATCTCATCACCCGCATGGGTTCCGAGATGAAACAGCGCCGGATGTCGTCGGGCAACACCATCGGCGTGCACTGGGTGCTCGCCGACAACCTGTCCGAGTCCGCCCGCGCGGTGTGCAAACTGCTCGACCGCGACGCCTCCGATCTGGCCCCCGAGGACCTGGCGACCATCCGCGCGCATTTCGCCGCCGAGATCCGCGCCGCCCGTGCCGCGCACCCGGAGCGCTCATACCCCGAAATCCTCGCCACCACACTGGATTACCGCACCTGGCGGGTGTTCTCGTTCACGCTCGTCACCGCCGACGGCACCGAGGACCGGCTGACGGTGGCCCGGCACAGCGCCCTGTCCGGCGGTGAGCAGTCGGTGTCGCTGCACCTGCCGCTGTTCGCGGCCGCGCACGTCATGCTGGATTCCGCCGACCCGCAGGCCCCGCGCCTGCTGGCACTGGACGAGGCGTTCGCCGGTGTCGACGACAACGGCCGCAGCGAATTGCTGGGCCTGTCGGTCGATTTCGATCTGGATCTGTTCATGACCGGCTACGACCTGTGGATCACCTACGACCACGTACCCGCCTGCGCTCACTACGACCTGGCGCATTCGGCGGCCGAGAACACCGTCAGCGCGACGCTGCTGGTGTGGGACTCGAAGGATCTGCTGGCCGAACACGACGGCTCGGATCTCACCGCGGCCCTGGGCTCGCCGAATCGCCGCCGCACCCCGCACACCGTCGAGGGCGGCATCACCTTCGACGAGGCGCTGGCGCCGAGTTCCTGA
- a CDS encoding TIGR02678 family protein — MHARTIDPLALDSYQRAARVILANHLVTRTFPDRIALPLLRRWATELREDLAELFGYRLEVTETTARLFPVQDRLDAGRPARTPAERVFDRRRYAYLALALAALGRAGAQITLSELADQVASYATRVEGLELTTDRAADRDAFVDAIAWLAARGALTLADGDAGGWAADPEAGEALYDIDRSVVFAIFRPPRVLQHLHSVHGLLTDESDAAPGRPAPQTRAAAARRVRRALVELPVVYAERLPEDERALLGTEKLVAEVELLTGLRAERRAEGVALIDVSGRFSDVRFPGTGTLAQVALLLIGEIADLVLDIDNPVPRRPLPPPDTALAAQLDAAIPASTVFTPLVVDSEPDAAEADSGRAAEETEIPEHPVVRLAWVRETVQALTERYGSTFAAQWQADAPGLTREVVALLERLHLVEVLDEELVVLPALARYRGAVVTVRTRAESELFASARKLGAHAQPEQGKGTA; from the coding sequence ATGCACGCGCGCACCATCGACCCGCTCGCCCTGGACAGCTATCAGCGCGCCGCCCGGGTGATTTTGGCCAACCACCTGGTCACCCGCACCTTCCCCGATCGGATCGCGCTGCCGCTGCTGCGGCGCTGGGCGACCGAGCTGCGCGAGGATCTGGCCGAGCTGTTCGGCTACCGGCTGGAGGTCACCGAGACCACGGCGCGGCTGTTCCCGGTACAGGACCGTCTCGACGCCGGGCGGCCCGCGCGCACGCCTGCCGAGCGGGTCTTCGATCGCCGCCGCTACGCCTATCTCGCCTTGGCACTGGCCGCGCTCGGCCGGGCCGGTGCTCAGATCACGCTGTCGGAGCTGGCCGATCAGGTCGCGTCCTACGCCACCCGGGTCGAGGGCCTGGAGCTGACCACCGACCGCGCCGCCGACCGGGACGCGTTCGTCGACGCCATCGCGTGGCTGGCCGCGCGCGGCGCCCTGACGCTGGCCGACGGCGACGCGGGCGGCTGGGCCGCCGATCCGGAGGCGGGCGAGGCGCTCTACGACATCGACCGCTCGGTGGTGTTCGCGATCTTCCGGCCCCCGCGGGTGCTACAGCATCTGCACAGTGTGCACGGCCTGCTGACCGACGAATCCGACGCCGCGCCGGGCCGTCCCGCGCCGCAGACCCGCGCCGCCGCCGCGCGCCGGGTGCGGCGCGCCCTGGTGGAATTGCCGGTGGTGTACGCCGAGCGGTTGCCCGAGGACGAACGCGCCCTGCTGGGCACGGAGAAACTGGTAGCCGAGGTCGAGTTGCTCACCGGCCTGCGGGCGGAGCGGCGGGCCGAGGGCGTGGCGCTGATCGACGTCTCGGGCCGCTTCTCCGATGTCCGCTTCCCCGGCACCGGCACCCTGGCCCAGGTGGCGCTGCTGCTGATCGGCGAGATCGCGGATCTGGTGCTGGATATCGACAATCCGGTGCCCCGGCGTCCGCTGCCGCCGCCGGACACCGCGCTGGCCGCCCAGCTGGACGCCGCCATCCCGGCCTCGACCGTGTTCACGCCGCTGGTGGTCGACTCCGAACCCGATGCCGCCGAGGCGGATTCGGGCCGGGCCGCCGAGGAGACCGAGATTCCGGAGCATCCGGTCGTGCGCCTCGCGTGGGTGCGCGAGACCGTGCAGGCGCTCACCGAGCGCTACGGCTCCACCTTCGCCGCCCAGTGGCAGGCCGACGCGCCCGGGCTCACCCGGGAGGTGGTCGCGCTGCTCGAGCGTCTGCACCTGGTCGAGGTCCTCGACGAGGAGCTGGTGGTGCTGCCCGCGCTGGCGCGTTACCGCGGCGCCGTCGTCACCGTGCGGACCCGGGCGGAATCCGAATTGTTCGCCTCGGCGCGCAAACTCGGCGCCCACGCGCAACCGGAACAAGGGAAGGGGACGGCGTAG
- a CDS encoding TIGR02677 family protein → MRLFSFATAEKRGEYLWVLRAFDHARAAYVVLLHASDVADTLTRFPEAPRLTATEVGPLLEQLHQWGVLERSYDGSRAATLAEYRNRHFVYQFSRSGYQAYRAVAEVLGARLDEASLSRLVLPELLADLEALARANRTGDAERVYRILKRLDTALSELADRAAHFYLTLGDLVRTTEATPESFLAHKDALLAHMREFSMDLARFAPRLAAAIAEVEDTGVAELIARAGACDERVLLSVPEREADWRARWQGLRGWFVAAAAEVTAGEGAPGTEAERLREATMSAIAAVLSLLRRVTETRKGGVSRESALRHLAGWFTAAPTTQSAHALFDAVFGLGRPRHLAMEHPDADIVPPNRSWWDAPPLEIARTLAETGRPPSPGAPSRIQRNDAGVRRLRQEQLEAQQARAAAARSLAAADVHDRQLDERETEVLLRLLDAASTAWVPVSGRVSGTTGSDSGVTLTVREHSGSTVVRTARGLLHLNNRRLEVRENTRARTGSGRS, encoded by the coding sequence CTGCGGCTGTTCTCCTTCGCCACCGCCGAGAAGCGCGGCGAATACCTGTGGGTACTGCGCGCTTTCGACCACGCCCGCGCCGCGTACGTGGTGCTGCTGCACGCCAGCGACGTCGCCGACACGCTGACCAGATTCCCGGAAGCGCCGCGGCTCACCGCCACCGAGGTCGGTCCACTGCTCGAGCAACTGCACCAGTGGGGTGTGCTGGAGCGCAGCTACGACGGCAGCCGCGCCGCCACCCTCGCCGAGTATCGCAACCGGCACTTCGTCTATCAGTTCTCCCGCTCCGGATATCAGGCCTACCGGGCGGTCGCGGAGGTGCTGGGCGCCCGGCTGGACGAGGCGTCGCTGTCGCGGCTGGTCCTGCCGGAGTTGCTGGCCGACCTCGAGGCGCTGGCCCGCGCCAACCGCACCGGCGACGCCGAACGGGTGTACCGCATCCTGAAGCGGCTCGACACCGCGCTGTCCGAGTTGGCCGACCGCGCCGCGCACTTCTACCTGACGCTGGGCGACCTGGTCCGCACCACCGAGGCCACCCCGGAATCGTTTCTCGCGCACAAGGATGCGCTGTTGGCGCACATGCGCGAGTTCAGTATGGATCTGGCCCGCTTCGCGCCGCGGCTGGCCGCGGCCATCGCCGAGGTGGAGGACACCGGCGTGGCCGAGCTCATCGCCCGGGCGGGCGCCTGCGACGAGCGGGTGCTGCTGAGTGTGCCCGAGCGCGAGGCGGATTGGCGGGCCCGCTGGCAGGGCCTGCGCGGCTGGTTCGTCGCGGCGGCGGCGGAGGTCACCGCGGGCGAGGGCGCGCCGGGCACCGAGGCGGAGCGGTTGCGCGAGGCCACCATGAGCGCGATCGCCGCGGTGCTGTCGCTGTTGCGGCGGGTCACCGAGACCCGCAAGGGCGGGGTGAGCCGGGAGTCCGCGCTGCGGCACCTGGCGGGCTGGTTCACCGCAGCGCCCACCACGCAGAGCGCGCACGCGTTGTTCGACGCCGTGTTCGGGCTCGGCCGGCCGCGCCACCTGGCCATGGAGCATCCCGACGCCGACATCGTCCCGCCGAACCGATCCTGGTGGGACGCACCGCCGTTGGAGATCGCCCGCACCCTCGCCGAGACCGGTCGGCCGCCGTCGCCCGGCGCCCCGTCCCGCATTCAGCGCAACGACGCCGGTGTCCGCCGCCTGCGCCAGGAGCAGCTCGAGGCGCAGCAGGCCCGCGCCGCCGCCGCCCGCTCGCTGGCCGCGGCCGATGTGCACGACCGGCAACTCGACGAGCGCGAGACCGAGGTGCTGCTGCGACTGCTGGATGCGGCGTCCACGGCGTGGGTACCGGTCAGCGGGCGGGTGAGCGGCACCACCGGATCCGACAGCGGGGTGACGCTGACGGTCCGCGAGCACTCCGGGTCCACCGTGGTGCGCACGGCCCGCGGCCTGCTGCACCTGAACAACCGCCGCCTCGAGGTGCGCGAGAACACCCGCGCCCGTACCGGATCCGGACGGTCGTGA